The Immundisolibacter cernigliae genome has a window encoding:
- a CDS encoding FAD-dependent oxidoreductase — protein sequence MSRPAPAPLHLAFDLPAEILYDDAGLARMDRTFVAWLAGSDPGLTERLLAGRRQPETLDDKAHSELLVTLAPHLEDFLGQLFGIGAEVRALQARHHALAPLYTCKRQFVQRQAARKLTAEQAAGEDGPALAAQLEALFGEPFSDLAFARHVNDWSDAAQQHIHGLDLALRYAGWALHAPAGQAQHGHGVLFREPHKLDPQRLVPVSTVTEQVITRHGLDAQHLRRREGFALTDPGGDLQYAQDQANYCIWCHNQDKDSCSHGLREKQGGFRYSALGVPLQGCPLDERISEMNLLKSQGYSVGALAMVTVDNPMVAGTGHRICNDCSKACIYQKQEPVDIPQVETRTLRDVLDLPWGFEIYSLLTRWNPLDLKRPLPRPASGRKVLVAGMGPAGYTLAHHLLNDGHAVVGVDGLKIEPLPADLTGVEADGTRRPPRPIRDVEELFEPLDARVMAGFGGVAEYGITVRWNKNYLKLIRLLLERRAGFRLHGGVRLGGTLTLEDAFDLGFDHVALAMGAGRPRYVDVPNGLARGVRQASDFLMGLQLTGAARRGSIANLQLRLPVLVIGGGLTAIDTATEALAYYPLQVEKFLARYDTLCAERGQDAVRSAWDAEEQTIADEFIAHARAIRAEREAAATQARAPRILELLKSWGGATLVYRRRLVDAPCYTLNHEEVLKALEEGVEFAECLAPGAVQVDAHGHVSGLEVELQAPGEDGKLTATGQRQLMPARAVLVAAGTVPNTVLQREAPTGLALDGGYFRSLDENGEPQAAPRLAKSGEVPMLTQRRPDGRAVSFFGDLHPSFAGNVVKAMASAKRGYPVVSRLLGAHAPASQETADAFQRRLHGLLRAHVERVQRLTPTIVEVVVHAPLAAQRFEPGQFYRLQNFETLARRDDDTTLAMEGLALTGAWVDRERGLVALIVLEMGGSSDLCAHLTPGEPVVLMGPTGAPTEIPAGETVLLAGGGLGNAVLLSIGKALRQAGSRVVYFAGYKNAQDRYHAPDIEAAADVVVWTCDQAPGFTPGRAQDRAFTGNIVQAMGAYAAGELGEVAITLSDVDRIIAIGSDRMMAAVTAARHGVLAPHLKSHVAIGSINSPMQCMMKEVCAQCLQGRRDPASGRPLAPVFTCFNQDQPLDEVDFACLGQRLRQNGVQEKLTGQWIDRSLRRLGLRQ from the coding sequence ATGTCACGCCCCGCGCCCGCCCCGCTGCACCTCGCCTTCGACCTGCCGGCCGAAATCCTCTACGACGATGCCGGCCTGGCCCGTATGGATCGGACCTTCGTCGCCTGGCTTGCCGGGTCTGACCCCGGCCTGACAGAGCGCCTGCTGGCCGGCCGCAGGCAGCCCGAAACGCTTGACGACAAGGCCCACAGCGAACTGCTGGTCACGCTCGCGCCCCACCTGGAAGATTTTCTGGGCCAGCTGTTCGGCATCGGCGCCGAGGTGCGCGCCCTGCAGGCCCGCCACCACGCGCTGGCGCCGCTGTATACCTGCAAGCGCCAGTTCGTGCAGCGCCAGGCGGCGCGCAAGCTCACCGCCGAGCAGGCGGCGGGCGAGGACGGGCCGGCGCTGGCCGCGCAGCTCGAGGCGCTGTTTGGCGAGCCGTTCTCGGATCTGGCCTTCGCCCGCCACGTGAATGATTGGTCCGATGCTGCGCAGCAGCACATCCACGGGCTCGATCTGGCGCTGCGCTACGCCGGATGGGCGCTGCACGCGCCGGCCGGCCAGGCGCAGCATGGCCACGGCGTGCTGTTTCGCGAGCCGCACAAGCTCGACCCGCAGCGCCTGGTGCCGGTCAGCACCGTCACCGAACAGGTCATCACGCGCCACGGGCTGGACGCGCAGCATCTGCGCCGACGCGAGGGCTTTGCCCTGACCGACCCCGGCGGCGATCTGCAATACGCCCAGGACCAGGCCAATTACTGCATCTGGTGCCACAACCAGGACAAGGATTCGTGCTCGCACGGCCTGCGCGAGAAGCAGGGCGGCTTCAGATACAGCGCGCTGGGCGTGCCGCTGCAGGGCTGCCCGCTGGACGAGCGCATTTCCGAGATGAACCTGCTCAAGTCCCAAGGCTACAGCGTCGGCGCGCTGGCGATGGTGACCGTCGACAACCCGATGGTGGCCGGCACCGGACACCGCATCTGCAACGACTGCTCCAAGGCCTGCATCTATCAGAAACAGGAGCCGGTCGACATTCCGCAGGTGGAGACGCGCACGCTGCGCGACGTGCTGGACCTGCCGTGGGGCTTCGAGATCTACAGCCTGCTGACGCGCTGGAACCCGCTGGACCTGAAACGCCCACTGCCGCGCCCGGCCAGCGGGCGCAAGGTGCTGGTGGCCGGCATGGGTCCGGCCGGCTACACGCTGGCGCATCACTTGCTCAATGACGGCCACGCCGTGGTCGGCGTCGACGGCCTCAAGATCGAGCCGTTGCCGGCGGACCTCACAGGCGTCGAAGCGGACGGCACGCGCCGCCCGCCGCGTCCGATCCGCGACGTGGAGGAGCTGTTCGAGCCGCTGGACGCGCGGGTCATGGCCGGCTTCGGCGGCGTGGCCGAGTACGGCATCACCGTGCGCTGGAACAAGAATTATCTGAAGCTGATCCGCCTGCTGCTGGAGCGTCGGGCGGGTTTTCGCCTGCACGGCGGCGTGCGCCTGGGCGGCACGCTGACGCTGGAGGATGCGTTCGATCTGGGCTTCGACCACGTGGCGCTGGCCATGGGCGCCGGCCGGCCGCGCTACGTGGACGTGCCCAATGGTCTGGCCCGGGGTGTGCGCCAGGCGTCCGATTTCCTGATGGGCCTGCAACTGACCGGCGCGGCGCGGCGCGGCTCCATCGCCAACCTGCAACTGCGCCTGCCGGTGCTGGTGATCGGCGGTGGCCTGACCGCCATCGACACCGCCACCGAGGCGCTGGCCTATTACCCGCTGCAGGTGGAGAAATTCCTCGCCCGCTACGACACGCTGTGCGCCGAGCGCGGACAGGATGCCGTGCGCAGCGCCTGGGATGCCGAAGAGCAAACCATCGCCGACGAGTTCATCGCCCACGCGCGCGCCATCCGCGCCGAGCGCGAGGCGGCGGCCACGCAGGCCCGTGCCCCGCGCATTCTGGAATTGCTCAAGTCCTGGGGTGGCGCCACGCTGGTCTATCGGCGCCGGCTGGTCGATGCGCCCTGCTACACGCTCAATCACGAAGAAGTCCTGAAGGCGCTCGAGGAAGGCGTCGAGTTCGCCGAATGCCTGGCGCCAGGCGCGGTGCAGGTGGACGCCCACGGCCACGTGAGCGGCCTGGAAGTCGAGCTTCAGGCGCCGGGCGAGGACGGCAAACTGACGGCCACCGGACAGCGACAGCTAATGCCCGCGCGCGCCGTGCTGGTGGCCGCCGGCACGGTGCCCAACACCGTGCTGCAACGCGAAGCGCCGACCGGACTGGCGCTCGATGGCGGCTATTTCCGCAGCCTGGACGAGAACGGCGAACCGCAAGCGGCGCCGCGCCTGGCCAAGTCCGGCGAGGTGCCGATGCTGACCCAGCGGCGGCCCGACGGCCGGGCGGTCAGCTTTTTCGGCGATCTGCACCCGAGCTTCGCCGGCAACGTGGTCAAGGCCATGGCCAGCGCCAAGCGCGGCTATCCGGTGGTCAGCCGGCTGCTCGGCGCGCACGCGCCGGCCAGCCAGGAAACGGCAGACGCATTTCAGCGCCGCCTGCACGGCCTGCTGCGGGCACACGTCGAGCGCGTGCAGCGCCTGACGCCGACCATCGTCGAGGTGGTCGTGCACGCGCCGCTGGCGGCGCAGCGCTTCGAACCGGGCCAGTTCTACCGCCTGCAGAACTTCGAGACCCTGGCCCGGCGCGACGACGACACCACGCTGGCCATGGAGGGCCTGGCCCTGACCGGCGCCTGGGTGGACCGTGAACGCGGGCTGGTGGCGCTGATCGTGCTGGAGATGGGCGGCTCGTCCGATTTGTGCGCGCATCTGACGCCGGGCGAACCGGTGGTGCTGATGGGTCCGACCGGCGCGCCGACCGAAATCCCGGCCGGCGAGACCGTGCTGCTGGCCGGCGGCGGCCTGGGCAATGCGGTGCTGCTGTCGATCGGCAAGGCGCTGCGGCAGGCCGGCTCGCGCGTCGTCTACTTCGCCGGCTACAAGAATGCGCAGGACCGCTACCACGCGCCCGACATCGAGGCCGCCGCCGACGTCGTGGTCTGGACCTGCGATCAGGCGCCCGGCTTCACGCCCGGCCGGGCGCAGGACCGGGCCTTCACCGGCAACATCGTGCAGGCCATGGGTGCCTATGCGGCCGGGGAACTGGGCGAGGTGGCGATTACCCTGTCGGACGTCGACCGCATCATCGCCATCGGCTCGGACCGCATGATGGCGGCCGTGACCGCCGCCCGCCACGGCGTGCTGGCGCCGCACCTGAAATCGCACGTCGCCATCGGCTCCATCAACTCGCCGATGCAGTGCATGATGAAAGAGGTCTGCGCCCAGTGCCTGCAGGGCCGCCGCGATCCGGCCAGCGGCCGGCCGCTGGCACCGGTGTTCACCTGCTTCAACCAGGACCAGCCGCTGGACGAGGTGGATTTCGCCTGCCTCGGTCAGCGCCTGCGCCAGAACGGCGTGCAGGAGAAACTCACCGGCCAGTGGATAGACCGCAGCCTGCGGCGGCTCGGGTTGCGCCAATGA
- a CDS encoding DUF2058 domain-containing protein, with protein MANPLNQLQAQLLKAGLVKTDQLKKAAQHKRDTARRGPAPDPAAEQLRQAQQHKAERDRAHNRQQQEQRERKAQAAQLRQLIESQRLDRKGGEAAYQFVESGKIRKIYLHEAQRVQVVKGALAVVRLGRNFELVPPATAQKIAERDPTLVVVLNAESPPPAEAAPDPYADYPVPDDLMW; from the coding sequence ATGGCCAATCCGTTGAATCAGCTGCAGGCCCAGTTGCTCAAGGCTGGCCTGGTCAAGACCGATCAGCTCAAGAAGGCGGCACAACACAAGCGCGACACCGCCCGGCGCGGACCGGCGCCGGATCCGGCGGCCGAGCAGCTGCGCCAGGCTCAGCAGCACAAGGCCGAGCGCGACCGCGCGCACAACCGCCAGCAACAGGAACAGCGCGAGCGCAAGGCACAGGCGGCGCAGCTGCGCCAGTTGATCGAGAGCCAGCGGCTGGATCGCAAGGGCGGGGAGGCGGCGTATCAGTTCGTCGAGTCCGGCAAGATCCGCAAGATCTACCTGCACGAAGCGCAGCGTGTGCAGGTGGTCAAGGGCGCGCTGGCGGTGGTCCGGCTGGGCAGGAACTTCGAGCTGGTGCCGCCCGCCACAGCCCAGAAAATTGCCGAGCGCGACCCGACGCTGGTGGTGGTGCTGAACGCGGAATCACCGCCGCCGGCCGAGGCGGCGCCCGATCCCTACGCCGACTATCCGGTCCCCGATGATCTGATGTGGTAG
- a CDS encoding PdxA family dehydrogenase, with translation MTKPALAVPIGDPCGVGPEILAKAMATGQPQRLARLLFIGSAEAMRRGVAVADADLVVKPVASVAAAQDDARVISILDDGQLDPAEIVYGQERAACGAAVGRWIGQAQDLAQSGEVAGLVMGPINSEAMAAAGALGALLNAKPGERLLTLFSGPLRITHIFDHVYLRDVCAGLTADLVARSIRLTHDTLRGWGVANPRIGVAGLNPHAHGPEEDAAITPGVAQARAGGIDVSGPISPDTVFRHCIDGRYDVVVAMCHDQGHIALKTWGFEGNCGGFIGMPYLFMTVGHGTAFDIAGKGIASHAMILSALNQCAQFAAGRGFVAA, from the coding sequence ATGACCAAACCCGCCCTTGCTGTCCCCATTGGCGATCCGTGCGGCGTCGGCCCGGAGATTCTTGCCAAGGCCATGGCGACCGGCCAGCCGCAGCGTCTGGCGCGGCTGCTGTTCATCGGCAGCGCCGAGGCCATGCGCCGGGGCGTGGCGGTGGCAGATGCCGATCTGGTCGTAAAGCCGGTGGCATCGGTCGCGGCGGCCCAGGATGACGCGCGCGTCATATCCATCCTGGACGACGGGCAGCTGGACCCGGCCGAGATCGTTTACGGCCAGGAGCGCGCCGCCTGCGGCGCCGCCGTCGGCCGCTGGATCGGCCAGGCGCAGGACTTGGCCCAGAGCGGCGAGGTGGCCGGGCTGGTGATGGGCCCGATCAACTCGGAGGCCATGGCCGCTGCCGGCGCGCTTGGCGCGCTGCTGAACGCCAAGCCCGGCGAGCGCCTGTTGACCTTGTTCTCAGGGCCGCTGCGCATCACCCACATCTTCGATCATGTGTACCTGCGCGACGTGTGCGCCGGCCTGACGGCCGATCTGGTCGCCCGCTCGATCCGCCTGACGCACGACACCCTGCGCGGCTGGGGCGTGGCCAATCCGCGCATCGGCGTGGCGGGTCTTAACCCGCACGCCCACGGCCCGGAAGAGGACGCCGCCATCACGCCCGGCGTGGCGCAGGCGCGCGCCGGCGGCATCGACGTCAGTGGCCCGATCTCGCCCGACACGGTGTTTCGGCACTGCATCGACGGCCGCTACGACGTGGTGGTCGCCATGTGCCACGACCAGGGCCACATCGCGCTCAAGACCTGGGGTTTCGAGGGCAACTGCGGCGGCTTCATCGGCATGCCGTACCTGTTCATGACGGTCGGTCACGGCACCGCCTTCGACATTGCCGGCAAGGGCATTGCCAGCCACGCCATGATCCTGTCGGCGCTCAACCAGTGCGCGCAGTTCGCCGCCGGTCGGGGCTTTGTGGCAGCCTGA
- the groL gene encoding chaperonin GroEL (60 kDa chaperone family; promotes refolding of misfolded polypeptides especially under stressful conditions; forms two stacked rings of heptamers to form a barrel-shaped 14mer; ends can be capped by GroES; misfolded proteins enter the barrel where they are refolded when GroES binds) — MAAKQVHFGSDARTAMMRGVNTLANAVKVTLGPKGRNAVLEKSFGAPTITKDGVSVAKEIELADKLENMGAQMVKEVASHTSDEAGDGTTTATVLAQSIAVEGMKAVAAGMNPMDLKRGLDKAVTAAVEEIKKLAKPCTDRKSIAQVGTISANSDTSVGEIIAEAMDKVGKEGVITVEEGQSLENQLELVEGMQFDRGYLSPYFINNQQSMNVELDNPLILLYDKKISNIREMLPVLEAVAKSGRSLLVVAEDVEGEALATLVVNNIRGIVKVCAVKAPGFGDRRKAMLEDMAILTGGTVIAEETGMTLEKATLEDLGQAKKVQIDKDNTTLIDGAGKAEDIQARIKQINRQIEDTSSDYDKEKLQERAAKLSGGVAVIKVGASTEVEMKEKKARVEDALHATRAAVEEGVVPGGGVALVRAAAKIKDLKGINEDQNVGVRIALRAMDEPLRQIVANAGDEPSVILDKVRSGSDANFGYNAGSGEYGDMVAMGILDPAKVTRVALQNAASIAGLLITTEVAVAEAPEKKEAGGGMPGGMGGMGGMGGMGGMDMM, encoded by the coding sequence ATGGCTGCTAAACAGGTGCATTTCGGGTCCGATGCCCGCACCGCCATGATGCGGGGTGTCAACACCCTGGCCAACGCCGTCAAGGTCACCCTGGGTCCCAAGGGCCGCAACGCGGTGCTGGAGAAGTCCTTCGGCGCGCCGACCATCACCAAGGATGGCGTGTCCGTGGCCAAGGAAATCGAGCTGGCCGACAAGCTCGAGAACATGGGCGCGCAGATGGTGAAAGAGGTGGCCTCGCACACCTCCGACGAGGCCGGTGACGGCACCACCACCGCCACCGTGCTGGCGCAGTCGATCGCCGTCGAGGGCATGAAGGCGGTCGCCGCCGGCATGAACCCGATGGACCTGAAGCGCGGTCTGGACAAGGCCGTCACCGCTGCGGTCGAGGAAATCAAGAAGCTGGCCAAGCCCTGCACCGACCGCAAGTCGATCGCCCAGGTCGGCACCATTTCGGCCAACTCCGACACCTCGGTCGGCGAGATCATCGCCGAGGCCATGGACAAGGTCGGCAAGGAAGGCGTGATCACGGTCGAGGAAGGCCAGAGCCTGGAGAACCAGCTGGAGCTGGTCGAGGGCATGCAGTTCGACCGCGGCTACCTGTCGCCGTACTTCATCAACAACCAGCAGTCCATGAACGTGGAGCTGGATAACCCGTTGATCCTGCTGTACGACAAGAAAATCTCCAACATCCGCGAGATGCTGCCGGTGCTGGAAGCGGTCGCCAAGTCCGGCCGCAGCCTGCTGGTGGTGGCCGAGGACGTCGAGGGCGAGGCCCTGGCCACGCTGGTGGTCAACAACATCCGCGGCATCGTCAAGGTGTGCGCGGTCAAGGCGCCGGGCTTCGGTGATCGTCGCAAGGCGATGCTCGAGGACATGGCCATCCTGACCGGCGGCACCGTCATCGCCGAAGAAACCGGCATGACCCTGGAGAAGGCCACCCTGGAAGACCTGGGTCAGGCCAAGAAGGTGCAGATCGACAAGGACAACACCACCCTGATCGATGGCGCCGGCAAGGCCGAGGACATCCAGGCGCGCATCAAGCAGATCAACCGTCAGATCGAGGACACGTCCTCCGACTACGACAAGGAAAAGCTGCAGGAACGCGCGGCCAAGCTGTCCGGCGGCGTGGCGGTGATCAAGGTCGGTGCCTCCACCGAAGTCGAGATGAAGGAAAAGAAGGCGCGCGTCGAGGACGCCCTGCACGCGACCCGTGCGGCGGTGGAAGAAGGCGTGGTGCCGGGCGGCGGCGTGGCGCTGGTGCGCGCGGCGGCCAAGATCAAGGACCTGAAGGGCATCAACGAAGACCAGAACGTCGGCGTGCGCATCGCCCTGCGCGCCATGGACGAGCCGCTGCGCCAGATCGTCGCCAATGCCGGTGACGAGCCGTCGGTGATTCTGGACAAGGTGCGTTCGGGTTCGGACGCCAATTTCGGCTACAACGCCGGCAGCGGCGAGTACGGTGACATGGTTGCCATGGGCATCCTGGACCCGGCCAAGGTGACGCGCGTGGCCCTGCAGAACGCAGCCTCCATCGCCGGCCTGCTGATCACCACCGAAGTTGCGGTGGCGGAAGCACCGGAGAAGAAGGAAGCCGGCGGCGGCATGCCGGGCGGCATGGGCGGCATGGGCGGAATGGGTGGCATGGGCGGCATGGACATGATGTAA
- a CDS encoding co-chaperone GroES, producing the protein MNIRPLHDRVVIRRMEEERKSAGGIVLPDSATEKPILGEVLAVGPGKMLDNGEVRKLQVKVGDKVLFGKYAGTEVKLALGDKEVLVMREDDLMGIVED; encoded by the coding sequence ATGAACATTCGTCCCCTTCACGACCGTGTCGTGATTCGTCGCATGGAAGAGGAACGCAAGAGCGCGGGCGGCATTGTACTGCCCGACTCGGCGACCGAAAAACCGATCCTGGGCGAAGTGCTCGCGGTCGGCCCGGGCAAGATGCTGGACAACGGCGAAGTGCGCAAGTTGCAGGTCAAGGTCGGCGACAAGGTGCTGTTCGGCAAGTACGCCGGTACCGAGGTCAAGCTCGCCCTGGGCGACAAGGAAGTCCTCGTGATGCGCGAGGACGATCTGATGGGCATCGTCGAAGACTGA
- the cutA gene encoding divalent-cation tolerance protein CutA — protein MTTDALPYRLLLSACADGAGAARIADTLVEEGLAACVTLLPGARSVYRWQGQLERADECLLLIKARADDYPALERRLLELHPYAVPELLALPVLGGNPAYLAWLESGGG, from the coding sequence ATGACCACCGATGCTCTGCCCTATCGCCTGCTGCTGTCTGCCTGTGCCGATGGCGCCGGTGCCGCACGAATCGCCGACACGCTGGTCGAAGAAGGCCTGGCTGCCTGTGTCACGCTGCTGCCGGGCGCCCGCTCCGTGTATCGGTGGCAGGGACAACTGGAAAGGGCCGACGAATGCCTGCTGCTGATCAAGGCGCGCGCCGATGACTACCCCGCACTCGAACGCCGGCTGCTGGAGCTGCATCCCTATGCGGTGCCGGAGCTGCTGGCCCTGCCGGTGCTGGGCGGCAATCCGGCGTACCTTGCCTGGTTGGAATCGGGCGGTGGGTAG
- a CDS encoding protein-disulfide reductase DsbD N-terminal domain-containing protein yields MGRALALLAGCLLLSPTANADLADLLGDRPTILSPQQAFAPQLVAGADGRLQVQFRIAPGHYLYRDRLQLTDATGAPLQAELPPGDVYDDPEFGRVAVLRGDQNIHLPVPARPGAAIGLRYQGCAQDRLCYAPVSVQLQLPE; encoded by the coding sequence GTGGGTAGGGCGCTGGCGCTGCTGGCCGGCTGCCTGCTGCTGTCACCGACCGCCAACGCCGATCTGGCCGACCTGCTCGGCGACAGGCCCACCATCCTGAGTCCACAGCAGGCTTTCGCGCCGCAACTGGTGGCCGGCGCCGACGGCCGGCTGCAGGTGCAGTTTCGCATCGCGCCTGGCCATTACCTGTACCGCGATCGCCTGCAACTGACCGACGCCACCGGCGCGCCGCTGCAGGCCGAGCTGCCGCCGGGCGATGTTTACGACGACCCCGAATTCGGCCGCGTGGCGGTCCTACGCGGCGACCAGAACATTCATCTCCCCGTTCCCGCCCGCCCGGGCGCGGCCATCGGCCTGCGCTACCAGGGCTGCGCGCAGGACCGGCTGTGCTACGCGCCGGTCAGCGTGCAGCTGCAACTTCCGGAGTGA
- a CDS encoding TlpA family protein disulfide reductase, with translation MSLRRRLGIAALLLVALASGMALRTFLLPGPALEAISDGVMVEDFSLPDLDGQPRRLSEFAGKTVVLNFWASWCGPCLEEMPDFIDLQNRHGHRGVQFLGVAVEQAAPARELATRLELNYPSLVGDLEAMDIARRLGNTAGVLPYTVLIGADGRVLARLEGRADPQDLEKWLNAAGAVQDPAD, from the coding sequence ATGAGTCTGCGTCGCCGGCTTGGCATTGCCGCCCTGCTGCTTGTGGCCTTGGCCTCCGGCATGGCGCTGCGCACCTTTCTGCTGCCGGGACCGGCACTGGAAGCGATCAGCGATGGCGTGATGGTGGAAGACTTTTCCCTGCCGGACCTCGACGGCCAGCCGCGCCGGCTGTCCGAGTTCGCGGGCAAGACGGTGGTGCTCAATTTCTGGGCCAGCTGGTGCGGACCGTGCCTCGAGGAAATGCCGGATTTCATCGACCTGCAGAACCGCCATGGCCACCGCGGCGTGCAGTTCCTGGGCGTGGCGGTCGAACAGGCCGCGCCGGCGCGGGAACTGGCCACGCGCCTTGAGCTGAACTACCCGAGCCTGGTCGGCGACCTGGAGGCCATGGACATCGCCCGCCGGCTGGGCAATACGGCCGGTGTGCTGCCGTACACCGTGCTGATCGGCGCCGACGGGCGGGTACTGGCCCGACTGGAAGGCCGGGCCGATCCACAAGATCTGGAAAAATGGCTGAACGCGGCCGGCGCAGTGCAGGATCCGGCCGACTGA
- a CDS encoding MBL fold metallo-hydrolase: MNAAGNPFDTPQIRAEFPFAAAVDVWPGVRRITAPNPGLMTGPGTNTYLVGSRQVLVIDPASDAPAHLAAIKRAVGDAISAVLVTHAHPDHAPGARELARDCGVPVYGSGIALAGVSTPGFAPDRMLADGDTLPTDAGPLRALRTPGHAADHICYLLETQRLLFAGDHLMDGTTVVIAPPDGDMAAYLASLRRLQQEPIERIAPGHGRLMEGAQATLQHVIDHRLAREAAILKALEGGRGRSIPDLVAELYAAVPKALHALAELSVYAHLIKLAAEGRVQGDGRAAVWRRVV; the protein is encoded by the coding sequence GTGAATGCCGCCGGCAACCCCTTCGACACGCCACAGATCCGTGCCGAATTTCCGTTCGCGGCGGCGGTCGACGTGTGGCCCGGCGTGCGGCGCATCACGGCGCCCAATCCGGGCCTGATGACCGGCCCCGGCACCAACACCTACCTGGTCGGCAGCCGTCAGGTGCTGGTCATCGACCCGGCCAGCGATGCACCGGCGCACCTGGCAGCCATCAAGCGCGCCGTGGGCGATGCCATCAGCGCCGTGCTGGTCACCCACGCCCACCCGGACCACGCCCCCGGTGCGCGGGAACTGGCCCGCGACTGCGGCGTGCCGGTGTACGGCAGCGGCATCGCGCTGGCCGGCGTCAGCACGCCGGGTTTCGCGCCCGACCGCATGCTGGCCGACGGCGATACCTTGCCGACCGACGCCGGCCCGCTGCGCGCCCTGCGCACGCCCGGCCATGCCGCGGATCACATCTGCTACCTGCTCGAAACGCAGCGCCTGCTGTTCGCCGGCGACCATCTGATGGACGGCACCACCGTGGTGATCGCGCCGCCCGACGGCGATATGGCGGCCTATCTGGCCTCGCTACGGCGTCTGCAGCAGGAGCCGATCGAGCGCATCGCCCCTGGGCACGGCCGGCTGATGGAGGGTGCGCAGGCCACCTTGCAACACGTGATCGACCACCGCCTGGCGCGCGAGGCGGCCATTCTCAAGGCCCTGGAAGGCGGCCGTGGGCGCAGCATCCCGGACCTGGTGGCGGAGCTGTATGCGGCCGTCCCCAAAGCCCTGCACGCCCTGGCCGAGCTGTCCGTCTATGCCCACCTGATCAAGCTGGCGGCGGAAGGGCGGGTGCAGGGTGATGGCCGCGCCGCAGTATGGCGGCGGGTCGTCTAG
- a CDS encoding NUDIX hydrolase — protein sequence MSLRDAATVVLVRDANDGAPGFEVFMLLRTVKSDFNAGAYVFPGGGVDRSDGGAQAERVCSGLDAAQASARLGIANGGLAFYLAAIRECFEEAGVLLAADAAGHTLSLHEPATQQRFAAYRAALNAGQTTLAAICEREHLRLPLGEIHYYSHWITPEGMPRRYDTRFFLCRAPVGQEPLHDGEETVDHCWVRPQDALARHAAGSFNLVPATRKQLQFLARHASVEAVLAAARDIGEVPPIQPQLILGTDGKPERVRLPLPEGVEEIDLRGVAL from the coding sequence ATGAGCCTACGGGATGCCGCCACGGTGGTGCTGGTGCGCGATGCGAACGACGGCGCGCCGGGCTTCGAGGTGTTCATGCTGCTGCGCACGGTCAAGAGCGATTTCAATGCCGGCGCCTACGTGTTCCCCGGCGGCGGGGTGGATCGCAGCGACGGCGGCGCGCAGGCCGAGCGCGTGTGCAGCGGGCTCGACGCCGCTCAGGCCAGCGCGCGGCTGGGCATCGCCAATGGCGGCCTGGCCTTCTACCTGGCGGCGATCCGCGAGTGTTTCGAGGAAGCCGGCGTGCTGCTGGCGGCCGATGCCGCAGGACACACCTTGAGCCTGCACGAACCGGCAACGCAGCAACGCTTCGCGGCGTACCGGGCGGCGCTGAATGCCGGCCAGACCACGCTGGCGGCCATCTGCGAACGCGAGCACCTGCGCCTGCCGCTGGGCGAGATCCACTATTACAGCCACTGGATAACGCCCGAGGGCATGCCGCGCCGCTACGACACGCGGTTTTTCCTGTGCCGGGCGCCGGTCGGTCAGGAACCACTGCACGACGGCGAGGAAACCGTCGACCACTGCTGGGTCCGTCCGCAGGACGCCCTGGCCCGGCACGCTGCCGGCAGCTTCAACCTGGTGCCGGCGACGCGCAAGCAGCTCCAGTTCCTGGCCCGCCATGCGTCGGTCGAGGCCGTGCTTGCCGCGGCGCGCGACATCGGCGAGGTGCCGCCCATTCAGCCGCAACTGATTCTGGGCACGGACGGCAAGCCCGAGCGGGTGCGCCTGCCGCTGCCGGAAGGTGTGGAGGAAATCGACCTGCGCGGGGTGGCGCTGTGA